One Acetobacter oryzoeni genomic window, CTGGCGTATGAGCCCATCTGGGCAATTGGTACAGGCCTTGCTGCCACCACCGATCAGATAGCCGAAACCATGAAATTCCTGCGTGAAGAATTGGTGCGGCAGTTTGGAGAGGCTGGAAAAGTCATCAAAATCCTGTATGGAGGGTCCGTAAACGCCGGGAATGCGGCCAACATCTTGCCCATTCCTGAAGTGGCGGGTGCGCTTGTTGGCGGCGCCAGCCTTAAGGCGGACGCGTTTCTTTCCATCGTCAGCGCAGCATCTGCTGCCTGATTTGCTGTTCTGATCTGGAATCTGACATGACCACAGCCCTGCTGATCCTGCATTTCTGTGTGACCATAGCCCTGATTGGCGTTGTGCTAATTCAGCGGAGTGAAGGCGGTGGCCTTGGAATTGGCAGCAGCCAGGGCATGGGGGCTTTCATGTCCGGCCGTGGAACAGCCAACCTGCTTACGCGCACAACGGCTGTGCTGGCTGGTGTGTTCATGCTGCTTTCCCTGTTGCTGGCCGTGCTTTACAAAGGCTCTGTTACGGGTGAAGGGCACGATATTCTGGCCCAGCCCCCGGCAGCCACCACGCCCGCGCCTGCTGCTCCGGCGCATCCGTAAAATGCAGGTTACTCTCTCCTTTCCGCCATGTGTGAGGAGAGAGCCCTTTTATCCCTTCAGCTCCGCATGTCCTGTGGCATGCGGTAGTTTGCGTTTGTCCATCTTTACCCGCCCGGCCATGTCCGTGTAGGAAGTCTGCTCATGACCCGCTTTGTTTTTATCACCGGTGGTGTGGTATCCTCTCTTGGCAAAGGCATTGCATCTGCTGCCCTTGCTGCCCTGTTGCAGGCGCGTGGCTACAAAGTGCGCCTACGCAAGCTTGATCCCTACCTGAACGTTGATCCCGGCACCATGAGCCCCTACCAGCACGGGGAAGTCTTTGTGACTGAGGATGGTGCCGAGACAGATCTTGATCTTGGCCACTACGAACGCTTCACAGGGGTGAATGCTTCCAAGGAAGACAACACCACAACAGGTAAGATTTATTCAGACGTTATCGCGCGTGAACGGCGTGGTGATTATCTGGG contains:
- the secG gene encoding preprotein translocase subunit SecG, which encodes MTTALLILHFCVTIALIGVVLIQRSEGGGLGIGSSQGMGAFMSGRGTANLLTRTTAVLAGVFMLLSLLLAVLYKGSVTGEGHDILAQPPAATTPAPAAPAHP